The sequence GGGGGGTGAAGCGGAAGCGTCATCAAAGACTCGTGAAAAACTCCGGAAAATGCTTTTCGACGGCAAGCTCGATGACCGTTATGTCGATTTGGATATTGCTGAGCGTTCGATGCCGATCGTGGAAATATTTTCCAATGTGGGCATGGAGGAGATGGGTATCAATTTCAAGGATATGTTTGGCAGTCTGCTCCCAAAGGGCTCCAAGAAACGAAAAGTCAAGGTCTCTGAGGGGATGAAGATCCTGGCCCAGGAAGAAGCCCAGAGCCTCGTGGATATGGATAAGGTCGTGGCACAGTCCATTGAAAAAGTGGAACAGTCCGGTATTATTTTCCTGGATGAAATTGATAAAATTTCCGGTAATCAGGACGGCGGGCATGGCCCGGATGTGTCCAGGGAAGGGGTCCAGAGAGACCTGCTGCCGATTGTGGAAGGCTCTACGATTGCGACCAAATACGGCCCGGTTAAAACCGATCATATCCTTTTTATCGCTTCCGGGGCCTTTCATTCCAGCAAACCTTCGGATCTGATCCCGGAACTTCAGGGCCGGTTTCCCATTCGGGTGGAACTGGATTCACTCGGCCAGCAGGAGTTTGTCCGGATCCTGACCGAACCCAGAAACGCACTGGTTCTGCAATACATCGCCCTGATCAAAACCGAAGATGTGGATGTGGTGTTTGAAGATGAGGCAATCGCCTATATTGCCAGAACGGCGGAAGAAGTAAATAATCTGACCGAAAATATCGGTGCCAGAAGGCTTCACACCATTATGGAATGTCTGCTGGAAGATATCCTGTTTGACTCGCCGGATATGAAAGGCCAGCGCCTCGTTATCGACAGAGCCTATGTCGACAGCAAACTTGCCGGAATAAAAGAAAATGAGGACTTGAGCCGATATATTCTGTAGCCGGTGAACAAAAAATGAATAACAAGCAACCATCCACTGGAGATATCATGGAGCAAAAAAATATAGCCGATATCCTCATTGAAGCACTTCCGAATATCCGCCGGCTTTCGGGCAGGACCATCGTCATCAAGTACGGGGGGCATGCCATGGTGGATCTGCAGTTGAAAGAAGATTTCGCGAAGGATATCACCCTGATGAAATATATCGGGCTCAAGCCCGTGGTCGTCCATGGGGGGGGCCCTCAGATTAATTTGGTTCTGGAAAAGATGGGAATCCATTCCCGGTTTGTCCGGGGGATGCGGGTGACCGATGAACAGACCATGGACGTCGTTGAAATGGTGCTGGGCGGTAAGGTCAACAAGTCTATCGTGGGGCAGATCAACCAGGCCGGAGGAAAAGCCATCGGTCTGTGCGGCAAGGACGGAGGCCTGATCCTTGCAGAAAAACTCCATATTACGTTTCAGGAAGATGAAAGCAAGCCTCCCGAGATTGTCGACGCGGGCCTGGTCGGCCAGGTAGTCAAAATCAATACAGATATTATCCATACGCTGACCGGACATGATTTTATTCCGGTAATTGCGCCGGTCGGCGTCGGTGATTCAGGTGAGACTTATAATATCAATGCGGATCTTGTAGCAAGCGAAATTGCCATGGCACTTTCTGCCGGGCGCCTGATTTACCTGACGGATGTCGACGGGGTGTTGGATTCCTCCGGCGCTTTAATTTCCGCTATCGGCTCTGAAACCATCCATAAGATGGTTGAAGATAAAACGATTTCAGGCGGCATGATACCGAAGATCGAATACGCCCTGAAGGCTCTGAACAACGGGGTGGAAAAGGTTCATATTATCAACGGCACCCAGCGACATGCCTTGCTGCAGGAATTATTTACAGAAAAAGGTATTGGAACGGAAGTAACAGTATGAAAAATGAAATGATTGAAAAAGCGGATCAGGTTATTGCATCAACATATTCAAGAATTCCTCTGGTGATTACTAAAGGAAAGGGCTGCACGCTCTGGGATTCGGAAGGCAGAGCTTACACGGATTTTTTCGCGGGGATTGCCGTCTGTAATCTGGGCCATTCACATCCCCGGATTGCGCAGATAATCTGTGCACAGGCGCAGACACTGCTGCATGTGTCAAACCTGTATTATACGATCCCTCAGATCGAGCTGGCCTCCTTTCTGGTTGACCACAGCTTTGCCGACAAGGTGTTTTTCTGCAACAGCGGCGCCGAAGCCAATGAGGCGGCCATCAAACTGGCCCGAAAATATTATTATGACAAGGGGGTAACCGGCCGTTACCGGATTATTTCCATGGAGAAGTCCTTTCACGGACGCACCCTGGGAACATTATCCGCGACCGGGCAGGATAAGATCAAGATTGGGTTTGCGCCTGTACTGGAAGGCTTTGATTTTGTTCCATACAACGATATAGAGGCATTGCGGTCCAAGGTGGATGCTTCGGTGTGCGCCGTGATGATGGAACCGGTTCAGGGTGAAGGCGGGGTTCGCTGCCCGGATCACGAATATGTCAAGGCGGTTCGTCAGTTGTGTGATGAGACCGATACGTTGCTGGTTTTCGATGAGATTCAGACAGGGGTCGGGAGAACCGGAAAGCTGTTTGCGTATGAGCATTACGGCGTTGAACCCGATATCATGACCCTGGCCAAGGCCCTGGCCAACGGACTCCCGATGGGGGCCATGCTGGCCACGGATCGGGTCGCCCGGACGTTCGGGCCAGGTGCCCATGCGTCGACGTTCGGTGGAACGCCGATTGTGGCCTCAGCTGCCAGAGAAGTATTCCGGATATTGGAAGAGGAACATATCCTGGATCATTGCCGTGAGACAGGCGCCTATTTCAAACAGCGTCTTCAGTGGCTTAAAGAGCGGCATGAATCTGTTGTTGCTGTCAGGGGGCTTGGATTGCTGCTGGGAATGGAGCTGAACATGGAAGGCGCGCCAGTGGTCAATGCCTGTCGTGAAAAAGGGCTTCTGGTCAATTGCGTCCAGGGCAATGTCCTGAGGTTTGCCCCTCCGCTGATCATTAAAAAAGAGGATATCGATGTGCTGATTGCTGCGCTTGATGAGCTGCTTTGAAAAAATGACGGCCGATGGCTGATGGATATAGGCCGGAGGACTGCGTGCTGAGGCCCGGGAGCGCAAGGCGCAGGCACAAACAGGGGCCTGCTTTTGTCAACAGCTGATATAAGGAGGTGACGTAAAAAAATATTCGGGGCATTTTCCTTTGTTGGAGGACGGAGGGAATGATCCTTTTTATAAAAGGGGATATGGGAAGGAGACCTGCCGTTGGTATATCAACGGATATTCCCATAGTCCAAAAAGACAGTGACGGGTTCATGAACCGGTGGCGCTTGAAGATGTATTCACTGGAGCTCTTCGCACACGTGAGGCGGCCTCTGAGGCTGCGTTAGTTGTTTATGAACTTTTGGAGAGGAGATAATTTTGACGATACAGCATGCGTCGTCAAAATTAAGCACCCGTTCGTTTGGGTGCCGGGTTGAGCTTTGACAGGAAAAATTCGAGGAGACGGGAATTGTCTGAATACATCAACAAGGTTGTGCTGGCTTATTCAGGAGGGCTGGATACATCCGTTATTTTAAAATGGTTGATCGAAACGTATCAATGTGAAGTTATTACATTTTCTGCCGATATCGGTCAGGAAGAAGAGCTAAACGGTCTGGAGGAAAAAGCCATAAAGACTGGCGCATCAAAGGTCTACATTGATGATTTGAGTGAAACATTTGTCAAGGATTACGTGTTCCCGGTGTTCAGAGCAAATGCCATATATGAGGGGCAATATCTGCTGGGAACCTCTCTGGCACGGCCGTTGATTGTCAAACGCCAGATTGAAATCGCTCAGATTGAAGGTGCCGATGCAGTCAGTCATGGTGCCACCGGAAAAGGCAATGATCAGGTTCGGTTTGAGCTGGGGTACCTGGCGTTGAATCCTTATATCAAAATTGTTGCCCCCTGGCGGGAATGGGACTTTACGTCCCGGACGTCGCTGATGGCATTTGCTGAAAAACACGGGATCGAGGTGCCCACAACACCGAAAAAACCATACAGCTGTGACCGGAATATGCTCCATTGCAGTTATGAAGGGGGGATTCTCGAAGACCCGTGGAACCAGCCTCCGGAAGATATGTATGAGACGACGGTATCGCCGGAAAATGCCCCTGATCAGCCTGAAATCATCGAAATTACATTCCTGCAGGGAGATCCGGTCGCGGTCAATGGGCAACCGCTGACTCCGGCACGTCTGCTCAAGACATTAAATACGTTTGCGGGCCGTAACGGAATTGGCAGAATCGATATCGTTGAGAACCGTTTTGTGGGGATGAAATCCAGAGGTGTCTATGAAACGCCGGGGGGGACGATTCTGCGGACCGCGCATATGGCCATGGAATCCATCACCATGGATCGGGAAGTCATGCATGTCAGAGATTCTTTGATTACGAAATATTCCGATTTGATTTATAATGGATTCTGGTTCTCTCCGGAGAGGGAATTGTTGCAGACCATGGTCAATGCAACCCAGAAAAATGTGTCAGGGGTTGTTAAATTAAAGCTTTACAAGGGCAATTGCATGGTCCTTGGGAGAAAATCCGACCACTCTCTTTACAGTGAGGAGTTTGCCACATTTGAAGATGATACCGTATTCAGCCATAAAGATGCGGACGGCTTTATTCGACTCAATTCGCTGCGCCTCAGAATTGAGCAGCTGATCGCTGACCGCCCGGGGACCAAGGACTGAGGTAAAAGGACTGAGTGCTGAGGTAAGGGCCGCTTACCCCTTAACTGGCAACCGATCAGCTGCCGGTGGAACGGTTGTCAGCGTTGATTTGAAATAAGGGTCTTGCTGAGGCCCAGAAAATGAGGTTACTTATGTCGAATAAACCCTGGGGCGGTAGATTTTCTGAAAAGACAGCAAAAATTGTAGAAGCGTTTTCATCCTCCATTGATATTGATAAAAGACTGTATGCCCATGATATTGACGGGAGTGTGGCACACTGCCGCATGCTGGCGAAGCAGGGTATTATTACCGAAGCTGAATCCTCCACGCTGGTTGAGGGACTGGGGGGTATCAAAAGAGAAATTGAACGGGGGGAATTTCAGACTGACGACAGCCTTGAAGATATCCATATGCACATAGAAGCGCGCCTGCTTCGGGCAGTGGGCAAGGTCGCCCGGAAACTGCATACCGCAAGAAGCCGTAATGACCAGGTCGCGCTGGATGAGCGGATGTATTTAAGGCAGGAGAGTGGAAAGATTATCGGTCTGCTGCATACGCTTCGATCTGAAATCGTGAAACTGGCCAGAACCCATATGGGAGTTGTGATGCCGGGCTACACCCATCTTCAGCGGGCCCAGCCGGTTTTGTTTTCTCACCATATGCTGGCCTATTATGAGATGTTTTCAAGGGATACACGCCGGTTTAACGATGCCCTGGTGCGCATCAACGTTATGCCGCTCGGCAGCGCGGCGCTGGCCGGGACCACCTATCCCATCGACCGGCATTATACGGCGCAGTTACTCGATTTTCCGGAAGTATCGGCCAACAGTATCGATTCGGTTTCCGACAGAGACTTTATTATTGAGTTCATGGCTGCCGCCAGTCTGTGTATGGTTCATTTCAGCCGGTTTTCTGAAGAATTGATCCTGTGGTCATCATCCGAATTTGGTTTTATTGAACTTTCGGATGCGTTTACCACCGGCAGCAGCATCATGCCGCAGAAAAAAAATCCGGATGTCCCGGAACTGGTGCGAGGGAAAACCGGACTGGTATTCGGAAACCTGATGGCAATGCTTACGGTGATGAAATCACTTCCTCTGGCGTATAACCGGGATATGCAGGAAGATAAAAAACCGTTGTTTGATACGGTGGATACATTAAAAGCATGTATCGAAGTATATGAAAATATGCTTCCGACGATCAAGGTCAACAAACAGGTGATGCAACAGGCCACAGAAACCGGATTTATCAATGCCACCGATCTGGCCGACTATCTGGTCACCCGGGGGATGCCTTTCCGGGAAGCCCACGGCTGTTCCGGGAAGGCTGTCGGTTACGCGATTTCTCAACACAAAGAACTTCAAAACCTTTCACTGAATGAACTCAAAGCCATATCGCCTTTGTTTGAAGAGGAAGTTTTTGATATCTTAACCCTCCGGCAGATGATCGACCGGCGAAAATCTTTCGGCGGAACAGCCTCCGAAAATGTATTGGCTGCCATGCAAACAGCTGAAAACGATCTGAAGAAAGAAGAAATTCAAAGCGGAAGGGAAAAGGGCAAACCCCTGATGGCCCGATAAACGCTATGAACCCAACAAACCCCTTTAAAACAGCGGTTTTTATCCTGCTGGCAGTCAGTGCGGTGTTCCTGGTATCATGTGGTAAAAAAGGACTTCCCGTCATGCCTGGCCTCGACCCTCCCCCGGGGGTGACCGATTTAAGCTATTCTATCGATCAGGACATGTTGAAGCTGGAATGGACGGTTCCGGAGCAGTTCCACAGCGCAAAAGGCAGCTGGACCGGGTTTGTCGTATACAGATCCCGGGTGTCACTTTCCGGTGAGGTGTGTCAGGGTTGCCCGGTAATGTTCAAACCGGTGGCGGATTTACCGATCGGGACCGGAAAACCGGATAAACGTTTCGCAGGCAAAATGGTCTATTCGGAAGTGCTTGAAAAATTCTGCCAATATGTGTACAAGGTTTCACCCCGGTCAGACGGGAACGCGTCAGGCGCTGACTCCAATTATGTGGAATTTAAATATTGACGGCAGAAGAAAAAAATAATGATAACCCATAACCCACGGCTGAAGACTCACGACTCATGACTGACGACTGACGACTCACCACTGTATATCAGGATGACGAATGCATCATTTTACCTATCGAAATCGGCAATTGTATTGTGAAGATATCGCTATCAGGGACCTGGCTGAAAAGGTGGGAACGCCATTTTATCTGTATAGCCATGCGACGCTGAAACGGCATTTTGAAACCTTTGACAAGGCCTTCAAGGGCATTGACCGTCTGGTTTGTTTTTCGGCAAAGGCGAATACCAATCTGGCGGTATTATCCCTTTTCAGGGGACTTGGAAGCGGTTTGGATATCGTGTCTGGCGGAGAACTTTTCAGAGGCCTGAAGGCCGGGTTCCGTCCGGATCATATCGTTTATTCCGGTGTGGGCAAGCGCGTTGATGAGATTGATTATGCCCTGGAAACCGGCATATTGATGTTTAACGTAGAATCCCTTGAGGAGCTGTCGCTTATCAATCAGAGGGCCGGCCTTCTGGGCAGAAAAGCGCCGATTGCCATCCGGGTCAATCCCGATGTGGATCCTAAAACGCATCCGTATATTTCAACGGGTCTGAAAAAAAACAAGTTCGGCATTGACATCAAAACGTCCGTCGAAGGCTATAAGCTGGCTGCACAGATGGAACATATCGAAGTGGTCGGTATCGACTGTCACATTGGCTCTCAGATTATCGATCCTGAACCGTTTAAGGATGCCCTCAACAGTATTAAAATCCTGATGGATGCGCTTAAAGCATCAGGGATCAGCATTAAATATCTGGACATGGGGGGCGGCCTGGGAATTGTTTACGATGATGAACATCCGCTGGCTCCGGGGGATTATGCCAGCCCCTTTGTGAACGTGCTGAAAGATGTGCCGGTCAAGCTTATCCTTGAGCCGGGCAGAGTCATTGTCGGAAATGCCGGAATACTGGTAACCCGGGTGCTGTACCGGAAAACCGGCGAGTCCAGGGATTTTGTTGTGGTAGATGCCGGAATGAATGATTTGTTGCGCCCGGCCATATACAAAGCCTATCATGGCATTCAGCCGGTTGAAAAGACCGAACGCGTCGAGATTAAAGCGGATGTGGTCGGACCCATCTGTGAATCCGCTGATTTTCTGGCTCAGGACCGACGGATGACAGATGTGGCAAAAGGAGACCTGCTTGCGGTCATGAGTGCCGGGGCGTACGGGTTTACCATGGCATCGAATTACTGCTCCCGGCTTAAAGTGGCTGAGGTGATGGTCAAGGGCAGTGAATATCAGATTGTAAAGGCCCGGCAGAATTATGAGGACCTGATTGCCGGTGAGTCTGTGCCGGCGTTTATCTAAAAATAGAGATCAGAGAACTGAAACGACTCACGACTCACGACTGATAACAGATAACAGAAACAGATAACGGGCAAATGGAAAATATCACGTTTTACAAAATGAGTGGAAGCGGCAATGATTTTATTATTATTGATAACCGCGATCGGGTTGTCGATGAAACCTGCCTGACCGAGGTTATATCCAAAATTTGCCGCCGGAAGATGTCCATCGGCGCTGACGGATTCATCCTTATCGAAAGGTCCGATGCCGTTGCTTTTAAATGGCGGTTTTTTAATTCCGACGGGAGCATCGCTGAGATGTGCGGAAATGGGGCACGATGTGCCGCACGTTTTGCCTGGTTAAACGGTATCGCCGGAAAGGACATGTCGTTTGAAACCGATGCCGGAATTATTTCCGCCCGGGTCACCGATGGTCGGGTTAAGATCCGGATGACCGATCCGGTGGATCTGAAGACCGATTATTCCGTTGAATTAAAAAGCGGACCTGTGACGCTGGGCAGTGCCAATACCGGGGTCCCGCACGCCGTGATTCCCGTTGATGATCTTGATGCTGTCCAGGTAGTTCAGCGGGGCAGTGAAATTCGATATCACCAGGACTATGCCCCGGCGGGAACCAATGTAAATTTTGTCTGTCCGCGGGGAGATAACACTATTGGAATCCGGACGTACGAGCGGGGCGTGGAGGATGAAACGCTGGCCTGTGGCACAGGTTCTGTTGCCGCAGCGCTCATTATGGCATCCCGCGGCGTGATGATCTCGCCAATCGATGTCATCACCCGGAGCGGTGCCACGCTTACCGTTTATTTCAAGAAACATGACGGCAGATTTTCTGATGTTTACCTTGAAGGAGATGCCCGGCTGATATACACAGCGCAACTCTGCAAAGATGCATGGAATTACTGATGAGGAGTAGCGATGCGATGTCTGTTACATCTCAAACGTCAGGAATGAACTTTTTTGGAGATTCCCACACCGCGTATATCAGCATTGGATCAAATAGCGGAAACAAAGTTCAAAACTGCCGATACGGAATCGATAAACTGATTCAGTCCGGGTGCAATGTGCTGCTTGCACAGTCTTCGTTTTATTTGACAGAACCGGTGGATTATGCGGATCAGGAGTGGTTTTCAAATGTCGTTATCAAGATTGAAACAGCGCTGGATCCTTTCCGGCTGTTAAAACGCCTTAAAGATATTGAGCGTGATGCCGGGCGCAGGGTAGCGGCTATCCGATTCGGGCCCAGAATACTGGATATGGATATTATCTTGTTTGAGGATATGGTCATCAACACTTCCGATCTGGTAGTTCCTCATCCCAGAATGCACAAAAGGCGCTTTGTTTTGCAGCCTGTTTGTGATATAGACCCCAGTGTCATACATCCGGTATTTAACGCAGATGCAAAATATCTGCTGGATCAGCTGGATCACACCAGGCAGAGGATTATTGAGTATCCATGCGGTTAATTCTTCTCGCTTTGCTCATTTATTTGATTTATCAGGCCATTAAG is a genomic window of Desulfobacterales bacterium containing:
- the hslU gene encoding ATP-dependent protease ATPase subunit HslU, encoding MNDLKPSEIVKELDKYIIGQHRAKRSVAIALRNRWRRQQVPEDLRDEIAPKNIILIGPTGVGKTEIARRLSKLADSPFIKVEASKFTEVGYVGRDVESMVRDILDLTVNMIKSREQEAVQEKAWQIAEERMLDLLLPETPERRAPKSEESPEMIEGGEAEASSKTREKLRKMLFDGKLDDRYVDLDIAERSMPIVEIFSNVGMEEMGINFKDMFGSLLPKGSKKRKVKVSEGMKILAQEEAQSLVDMDKVVAQSIEKVEQSGIIFLDEIDKISGNQDGGHGPDVSREGVQRDLLPIVEGSTIATKYGPVKTDHILFIASGAFHSSKPSDLIPELQGRFPIRVELDSLGQQEFVRILTEPRNALVLQYIALIKTEDVDVVFEDEAIAYIARTAEEVNNLTENIGARRLHTIMECLLEDILFDSPDMKGQRLVIDRAYVDSKLAGIKENEDLSRYIL
- the argB gene encoding acetylglutamate kinase — its product is MEQKNIADILIEALPNIRRLSGRTIVIKYGGHAMVDLQLKEDFAKDITLMKYIGLKPVVVHGGGPQINLVLEKMGIHSRFVRGMRVTDEQTMDVVEMVLGGKVNKSIVGQINQAGGKAIGLCGKDGGLILAEKLHITFQEDESKPPEIVDAGLVGQVVKINTDIIHTLTGHDFIPVIAPVGVGDSGETYNINADLVASEIAMALSAGRLIYLTDVDGVLDSSGALISAIGSETIHKMVEDKTISGGMIPKIEYALKALNNGVEKVHIINGTQRHALLQELFTEKGIGTEVTV
- a CDS encoding acetylornithine transaminase — its product is MKNEMIEKADQVIASTYSRIPLVITKGKGCTLWDSEGRAYTDFFAGIAVCNLGHSHPRIAQIICAQAQTLLHVSNLYYTIPQIELASFLVDHSFADKVFFCNSGAEANEAAIKLARKYYYDKGVTGRYRIISMEKSFHGRTLGTLSATGQDKIKIGFAPVLEGFDFVPYNDIEALRSKVDASVCAVMMEPVQGEGGVRCPDHEYVKAVRQLCDETDTLLVFDEIQTGVGRTGKLFAYEHYGVEPDIMTLAKALANGLPMGAMLATDRVARTFGPGAHASTFGGTPIVASAAREVFRILEEEHILDHCRETGAYFKQRLQWLKERHESVVAVRGLGLLLGMELNMEGAPVVNACREKGLLVNCVQGNVLRFAPPLIIKKEDIDVLIAALDELL
- a CDS encoding argininosuccinate synthase, with the protein product MSEYINKVVLAYSGGLDTSVILKWLIETYQCEVITFSADIGQEEELNGLEEKAIKTGASKVYIDDLSETFVKDYVFPVFRANAIYEGQYLLGTSLARPLIVKRQIEIAQIEGADAVSHGATGKGNDQVRFELGYLALNPYIKIVAPWREWDFTSRTSLMAFAEKHGIEVPTTPKKPYSCDRNMLHCSYEGGILEDPWNQPPEDMYETTVSPENAPDQPEIIEITFLQGDPVAVNGQPLTPARLLKTLNTFAGRNGIGRIDIVENRFVGMKSRGVYETPGGTILRTAHMAMESITMDREVMHVRDSLITKYSDLIYNGFWFSPERELLQTMVNATQKNVSGVVKLKLYKGNCMVLGRKSDHSLYSEEFATFEDDTVFSHKDADGFIRLNSLRLRIEQLIADRPGTKD
- the argH gene encoding argininosuccinate lyase produces the protein MSNKPWGGRFSEKTAKIVEAFSSSIDIDKRLYAHDIDGSVAHCRMLAKQGIITEAESSTLVEGLGGIKREIERGEFQTDDSLEDIHMHIEARLLRAVGKVARKLHTARSRNDQVALDERMYLRQESGKIIGLLHTLRSEIVKLARTHMGVVMPGYTHLQRAQPVLFSHHMLAYYEMFSRDTRRFNDALVRINVMPLGSAALAGTTYPIDRHYTAQLLDFPEVSANSIDSVSDRDFIIEFMAAASLCMVHFSRFSEELILWSSSEFGFIELSDAFTTGSSIMPQKKNPDVPELVRGKTGLVFGNLMAMLTVMKSLPLAYNRDMQEDKKPLFDTVDTLKACIEVYENMLPTIKVNKQVMQQATETGFINATDLADYLVTRGMPFREAHGCSGKAVGYAISQHKELQNLSLNELKAISPLFEEEVFDILTLRQMIDRRKSFGGTASENVLAAMQTAENDLKKEEIQSGREKGKPLMAR
- the lysA gene encoding diaminopimelate decarboxylase, with the protein product MHHFTYRNRQLYCEDIAIRDLAEKVGTPFYLYSHATLKRHFETFDKAFKGIDRLVCFSAKANTNLAVLSLFRGLGSGLDIVSGGELFRGLKAGFRPDHIVYSGVGKRVDEIDYALETGILMFNVESLEELSLINQRAGLLGRKAPIAIRVNPDVDPKTHPYISTGLKKNKFGIDIKTSVEGYKLAAQMEHIEVVGIDCHIGSQIIDPEPFKDALNSIKILMDALKASGISIKYLDMGGGLGIVYDDEHPLAPGDYASPFVNVLKDVPVKLILEPGRVIVGNAGILVTRVLYRKTGESRDFVVVDAGMNDLLRPAIYKAYHGIQPVEKTERVEIKADVVGPICESADFLAQDRRMTDVAKGDLLAVMSAGAYGFTMASNYCSRLKVAEVMVKGSEYQIVKARQNYEDLIAGESVPAFI
- the dapF gene encoding diaminopimelate epimerase, with amino-acid sequence MENITFYKMSGSGNDFIIIDNRDRVVDETCLTEVISKICRRKMSIGADGFILIERSDAVAFKWRFFNSDGSIAEMCGNGARCAARFAWLNGIAGKDMSFETDAGIISARVTDGRVKIRMTDPVDLKTDYSVELKSGPVTLGSANTGVPHAVIPVDDLDAVQVVQRGSEIRYHQDYAPAGTNVNFVCPRGDNTIGIRTYERGVEDETLACGTGSVAAALIMASRGVMISPIDVITRSGATLTVYFKKHDGRFSDVYLEGDARLIYTAQLCKDAWNY
- the folK gene encoding 2-amino-4-hydroxy-6-hydroxymethyldihydropteridine diphosphokinase is translated as MSVTSQTSGMNFFGDSHTAYISIGSNSGNKVQNCRYGIDKLIQSGCNVLLAQSSFYLTEPVDYADQEWFSNVVIKIETALDPFRLLKRLKDIERDAGRRVAAIRFGPRILDMDIILFEDMVINTSDLVVPHPRMHKRRFVLQPVCDIDPSVIHPVFNADAKYLLDQLDHTRQRIIEYPCG